In Antedon mediterranea chromosome 10, ecAntMedi1.1, whole genome shotgun sequence, one genomic interval encodes:
- the LOC140060546 gene encoding uncharacterized protein, which translates to MLASTVPTYLSYPKLLPHFIDGGSFMKSVPMHVSLWHYHQDIGQPTACQYVSTGNISAVDEKVSNKTTPKSTRKTSESDDGVTNNEKDTMETDSANTPSRQTTIGKLSFGIDRILQGSSGSENRAKKKSCGPSEKPQNNKAKYPLIHREKTSTNKESSPNHQESSAIRRRETSSVDQESSAIHREPSSIYREPSSSHRESSPIHRESSSNHREPSSIHRESSPIHRDPSSIYQEPSSIHRESHPIHRETSSIYREPTFHREISLVHRDSSTIHREPSVSHHIFDKPAEFSWETYGNSMKHQQMNFQQIWLPPTLRNDHAMALDRVCLCSACLGGSSLKPRSLWQAVNQQPSSSHFAGAVKRKRSWSRAVFTSLQRKGLEKRFDVQKYVNKPDRRQLAAALGLTDAQVKVWFQNRRMKWRQNQKQTKDNSCQISTGGNVDKSSATTDAQDELSNSNITDDKC; encoded by the exons ATGTTAGCAAGTACTGTTCCTACTTATTTATCTTATCCAAAATTGTTGCCACATTTTATTGACGGTGGAAGTTTCATGAAGTCTGTTCCTATGCATGTAAGCCTATGGCATTATCACCAAGACATTGGTCAACCCACGGCGTGTCAATACGTTTCCACCGGGAACATTTCTGCTGTAGACGAGAAAGTTTCTAATAAAACTACGCCTAAGTCGACGCGGAAAACATCTGAGAGTGATGATGGTGTTACTAATAATGAAAAGGACACAATGGAAACCGACTCAGCAAATACCCCTTCTCGGCAAACAACAATCGGTAAACTTAGTTTTGGAATTGACAGGATTTTACAGGGATCCAGTGGAAGCGAAAATCGAGCTAAGAAAAAAAGTTGTGGGCCTAGCGAGAAGCCGCAAAATAACAAAG CAAAGTATCCTTTAATACACCGAGAAAAAACTTCAACAAATAAGGAATCGTCTCCGAACCACCAGGAATCGTCTGCGATTCGTCGCCGAGAAACGTCTTCTGTCGACCAAGAATCGTCGGCAATCCATCGGGAACCATCTTCCATTTATCGAGAACCATCTTCGAGCCATCGGGAATCGTCTCCAATCCATCGGGAGTCATCTTCCAACCATCGAGAACCGTCTTCGATACATCGGGAATCGTCTCCAATACATCGGGACCCATCTTCCATTTATCAAGAACCATCATCGATACATCGGGAATCACATCCAATCCATCGGGAAACATCTTCCATTTATCGTGAACCGACTTTCCATCGGGAAATATCTTTGGTCCACCGGGATTCGTCAACAATCCACAGGGAACCATCTGTATCTCACCATATCTTCGACAAACCTGCAGAGTTCTCATGGGAAACGTATGGAAACAGCATGAAACATCAACAAATGAATTTCCAACAGATTTGGCTTCCACCGACACTTCGTAACGATCATGCCATGGCTCTAGATAGAGTATGCTTATGCTCTGCCTGCTTAGGAG gTTCGTCTTTGAAGCCTAGGTCTCTTTGGCAGGCGGTAAATCAACAGCCTTCTTCTAGTCATTTTGCCGGGGCTGTAAAGCGAAAGAGGAGCTGGTCTAGGGCTGTGTTTACTAGCCTTCAAAGAAAGGGACTTGAAAAAAGATTTGATGTACAGAAGTACGTGAACAAGCCTGATAGGAGGCAACTCGCTGCTGCTTTAGGACTGACAGATGCCCAG GTGAAGGTTTGGTTTCAAAATCGTCGTATGAAATGGCGCCAGAATCAGAAACAGACGAAAGATAACTCGTGCCAGATATCAACAGGCGGTAATGTCGACAAATCGTCTGCTACTACCGATGCACAAGATGAATTATCAAACAGTAACATTACAGATGACAAATGCTAA
- the LOC140060459 gene encoding TAF6-like RNA polymerase II p300/CBP-associated factor-associated factor 65 kDa subunit 6L, translating to MSEERKYAVLSTESIKLIAESAGFNGLPEDIAAALAEDVTYRLREAAQSSVQFMKHGRRKKLTHEDFNRALRWSDVEPICGGNLKDIRAFRHNKDADVYFIDDREISLADVSLDIKHPQNNGEASVQAQWIAFEGVNKVNSLSKTSSVTLGPTLTDPLSEYYVHITQACLGKDEEAMKVALADLRSNSKIGSLLPFLLNFVSSNLSKVSHSLTQINKMLHILQSLVNNQSLFLGPYLNVLVTSLVHCMLEPLTASLNPLNDHWLLRDYASLILAKTLRSLELHAESIHQQLGAMFEQVFTDPLRSLCSQYGAIMGLTVLGPQALESILLPNMAPYMPSLFMFLQDTSVSNYSNQNDARKVLGALQVAADLLLHSKLTTDVFLEPSSPLLSPCSSSSPDVDKQTDPLIGQGSSGNKHANLYRTFSEYFGDSFSNTMNASVGVQHWLRQEEKQIAPMEMYKLKNKLRLKVSEDKKHNSTRKQNRYNHKRCIEDSFIVNRNIKVRNMNINLSIEFCVDGFKPRLPFLLKKRNVSKNLMAYTLESSKFAILNKQMKVFGKRRGLSSYKNPLDIPNVWVGDIW from the exons ATGTCAGAAGAAAGAAAATATGCTGTTTTATCAACAGAATCCATTAAACTGATTGCTGAATCTGCAGGCTTCAATGGTCTACCGGAGGACATCGCCGCGGCTCTTGCCGAAGATGTGACCTACCGGCTTAGAGAAGCGGCTCAA TCAAGCGTACAGTTTATGAAGCATGGCCGACGAAAGAAACTTACACATGAAGATTTCAATAGAGCTTTACGTTGGAGCGATGTAGAG CCAATTTGTGGAGGCAATTTAAAGGATATTCGAGCATTTCGACACAACAAGGATGCAGATGTTTACTTTATTGATGACAGAGAAATTAGCCTGGCTGATGTATCATTGGACATTAAGCATCCTCAGAACAATGGCGAGGCTTCTGTTCaag CGCAATGGATAGCTTTTGAAGGAGTCAACAAAGTGAATAGTCTATCAAAAACATCATCAG tTACATTAGGTCCGACACTCACAGATCCATTGAGTGAGTATTATGTACACATTACCCAGGCATGCTTAGGCAAAGATGAGGAGGCTATGAAG GTTGCACTTGCAGATCTTCGTAGCAACAGCAAGATTGGAAGCCTACTGCCATTCCTTCTCAACTTTGTCTCCAGCAACTTAAGTAAAGTCAGCCACAGTTTAACACAGATTAATAAAATGCTTCACATTTTGCAGTCATTGGTGAACAACCAAAGTCTTTTTCTTGGTCCATAT ttAAATGTTTTGGTGACTTCATTGGTACACTGTATGTTGGAACCACTGACTGCGTCACTCAACCCTCTCAATGATCATTGGCTACTGCGTGACTACGCCTCGTTAATCCTGGCCAAGACTTTGAG aTCTTTGGAGTTGCATGCAGAAAGTATTCACCAACAGTTAGGAGCGATGTTTGAGCAGGTTTTCACAGACCCACTCAGATCACTATGTTCACAATACGGTGCTATCATGGGCTTGACAGTCTTAGGGCCACAG GCACTTGAATCAATTCTACTGCCAAACATGGCACCTTACATGCCAAGTTTATTCATGTTTCTACAAGACACGTCTGTCTCAAATTATTCAAATCAGAACGACGCAAGAAAAGTACTTGGCGCTCTACAG gtAGCTGCAGATTTACTGTTGCACTCAAAACTGACGACAGATGTTTTTCTTGAACCATCGAGTCCACTATTGTCACCTTGCTCCAGTTCTAGTCCCGACGTAGACAAACAAACTGACCCTTTAATAGGTCAAGGGTCAAGCGGTAACAAACACGCTAATTTATATAGGACattttctgaatattttggAGACAGTTTTTCAAACACGATGAATGCGTCGGTCGGCGTTCAACATTGGTTAAGACAAGAAGAAAAGCAAATCGCACCGATGGAAATGTAcaaacttaaaaataaattgcgCTTAAAGGTTTCGGAGgataaaaaacataattcaacAAGGAAACAAAATAGATATAACCACAAACGATGTATAGAAGATAGTTTTATCGTCAACAGGAATATAAAAGttagaaatatgaatattaatctTTCGATAGAATTTTGCGTGGATGGTTTCAAACCGCGTTTGCCGTTTTTACTCAagaaaagaaacgtttcaaAGAACTTAATGGCGTATACTTTGGAGTCGTCGAAATTTGCGATTTTGAATAAGCAGATGAAAGTGTTTGGAAAGCGACGCGGTTTGTCGTCTTATAAAAACCCACTTGATATTCCGAATGTATGGGTTGGTGATATCTGGTGA